In the Clostridium cellulovorans 743B genome, AAACTTGAAAGTCTTACTAATAGTATTAATGTTCTTTCTTCTGCTATTAATAGAATAGAGAATAATAAAAACTGCTGATAACTATCGGCGGTTTTTATTTTTACTAATCTAGCTATAGAATATTTTAGATTTTAAGAGTTATAAGTTTTGGAGTTGCAAAAAAATAAAAAACCTTTAGTTTTCGACTAAAGGTTACCCTTTTTAAAAGGGATATGAGTGAGTACGATATGGGGTAGCTAGTCCCATGAAATAAAGTTACGAATAAAATTATAAACGAATATGAGTTCAAGAGTTTTACTCTTGAGTTAATAGTATATTATCCAATAATAGATGTCAATAGCATATGTGAGCAAAGATGTAGCAAGGGTTTAGAGAAAACGATTACCTTTAAAAATTTTTTTTGAAAAGATAAAATCTACAAATTTCAAGTGAATATTTTCATAAAAAACAGCTATAAAATTTATAGAAAATCATAAATGGATAAGAAGTTTAGAAGCAATATTTTTAATTATAAAAAATATTGCTATACCTTTCTATTTAGATAGTATAATTGCATGGACAATGTATAATGATAGAACTAGAGAAAGATTAATTAAACCATAGATATGCTCTGGAAATTTCAACCTAAGATCTACAAAAGCACAAGTCATTCTAATTGAAAGGAGAGGAACAACATGGGGAAAAATAAGAATACCTTTATAATCAAACTAAGTATACTTAGTATTTGTGTAATATCTATAGCTGGGGTTTTCTTTATGAAGGTGAAAAGTACTGTTGAGAGATGGAATGACAAAATTTATCCCAGTGTTTATGTTGAAGATATAAATTTAGGTGGCAAGACAAAAGAAGAGGCTATAAAAGTTATGGAAGAACAGTATACAGAACCCTTTTCCCAGAGTGTGATTAAAATAAAGCTTGGGGACGTTATAAAGAATACGCAATTATCTAACTTTGAACCCAAATATAATTTAGAAGATACAGTTGCAAAAGCTTATGAATATGGTAAAAGTCAGAAAATGATGGATAAGTATTCTAAAATAAATAAACCTAGCATGAATCAATATGATATAGATTATGATTTTGATTATGATAAGATAGATAGATTTATAAGTTCTTTGGCTAGTGAAGTGAATCGAAATCCAAGGAATGCAACAGTTTCAAGTGTCAATGAAAGAGTTAGTGTAAATGAAGAAGAAAATGGATATAGAGTAGATACAAAAAAGCTTAAAGAAGATCTATTAGATTCTTTAAAAAATATAAAAAGTGAAGAAGTTTTTATAGAAGCAAAGGTTGATGTAATTAAGCCTACAATTACAAAAGAAAACTTAAAAATAATAGATACAAAGATATCTTCTTTTAGTAGTAATTATTCAATAAATGCTGAAGGGCGAGCAACAAATATAGAAATTGCTACAGAAAGCTTAAACGGACAAGTTGTTATGCCTGGGGATGAATTTAGTTTTAATAAAATTATAGGTGAAACAACTGCTGAGAAAGGATACAAACCAGCTACTGTAATAGTTGAAAATGAACTTAAAGAAGAAATAGGTGGGGGAATATGTCAAGTATCAACGACTTTATATAATAGCATCATACAATTAAATATTAAGTCTACGGAAAGACGAAATCATACATTAACTGTGGCATATGTACCAGTTGGAACCGACGCAGCAGTGTCTTATGGGTATATGGATTACAGATTTAAAAACACTCTAAAATATCCTCTATATATAGAAGGTATTGCAAATGAAGGAATTCTTACTTTTAATATTTATTCAAATTCAAAGGCTGTGCAAACTGATACTAGCTATCGACTTCGTAGTGAAGTCATAGAAACTATGCAACCTAAAGTTGAAACAGTCGAAGACGAAAAGCTTGAAGTAGGAGAGAAGAAAGAGTTACAAGCTGGATTGACAGGATATAAATCTGTAACCTATCTTGAAAAGGTTGTCAATGGGGCAGTAGTTTCAAAAGAAGTTATATCAAAAGACATATATAGCCCTACAGTTACAAAAATTGCCATAGGTAAACAAAAGGTTCATTGACCTTAATTTGTTATTAAGATATAATTAAAAATGATGAATAATTTACCAATTTTAAAGGAGAAAATTATGGATAATAAAGTATTAGCAGTGGTAAAAAATAAAGAGATAACAGAACAAAATATTAATGAATTAATAGTAAGAATGCCAGACCAACAAAGAATGTATTATGATACAGAACAAGGTAGAGCAAGATTATTAGAAGAATTAGTAAGCGTTGAAGTTTTTTATAACTATGCTTTAGAACTTAAATTAGATGAAAGTCCTGCATTTTTAGAACAATTAGAAGGTGCTAAAAGACAAATGCTATTCCCAATAGCAGCAGATGAAGTGACAAAAGATGTAGAAATAGCAGATCAAGATGTAGCTGATTTCTATAAAAATAATAGAGAATTATTTAAAAAACCAGAATTAGCTACAGCAAGTCATATATTAGTTGATTCAGAAGAAAAAGCACAAGAGATTAAAGCAGAGATAGAAGCTGGTCTTTCTTTTGCAGATGCCGCAGCTAAATATTCAACTTGTCCATCAAATCAAAGAGGCGGAGATCTTGGTCAATTCCAAAAAGGCCAAATGGTTCCTGAGTTTGAGGAAGTTGCATTCACTCTTCCTATAAATAAGTTAAGTGATCCAGTTAAAACTCAATTTGGATATCACTTAATAAAAGTTACTGATTTCCAACCAGAGATGATTCAAGATTTTGATGAAGTTCAGGTAGCTATAAAGGAAAAAATGTTACAAGATAGAAGACAATATAAATTCCTTGAAAAAGTTGATGAACTTAAGAAATTATATAATGTAGAGTATAAATAAGATAGGTAAAAATATTGAATCCCCTAGCTATAAATTTAGCTAGGGGATTATATATTTTGTCTACTAGATGCTTAAACTCTAGTAAGCTGTGGATATAGAAAGTTGGTAGCTATTTGATTAACTATGAAAATAGCTATAGTTATCTATTTGTTTAGCTACAAAAATAATTATATCTATTTACATCTTGGTTTAGGGCAACAAGGAACTCTATGCCAAGTACAATGTTTTACTATATAATATTTTCTATAGCATTTCTTTACTACATAATAAGGTTCATAGTAAGGGCCATAGCAACAGGTTTCACCTTTGCATTTGTCCTTTTTAGGTTTTTCATGACACTTTTCATATTCCTCATATTTTCCGTATTCTTTATTGTCTTCATAGTCTTCATAGTCTTTATCTTTTTTGTAGTCTTTACTTTTTTTATATTCATAGCAGTCATAATCTTTGTCTTCATAGTCTTTATCTTTTTTATATTCATAGCAGCCACAATCTTTGTCTCTAGAGTCTTTTTTTCCTTTGATTGTATAATCACTATCATTCATTTCATCATAATCATAATCTTCAATAGTGTAATCAAAGCAATCTTTATCTACATCTTTCTTGTATCCCATAAATTTCACCTCATATAGATTTTACTTATATAGATTTTATGACCTAATAATAAAGTATGTAAAAAAACAGTATTCGTGAATAGATACAAGCTATAATATGAGAATTTATAGTCATTTATTTAGGAATTAAGCATGTATACAACGACAACGGAGGCTAGTATGTCAACAGATGAAAAAGTTATTAACTTGAAGGAAAATTGAGTATTTAAAGAATAAATTCACTACAGGAGTATATTTGAGGCAAAATTCTCTTTGAATCATGATACAATAGTCCTTGTCGAAACGAGCACTAATAAGAATGTCAATAAACAATGAAAAAAGTTGTTGACAAAGAGTTTCGAAGCTGATATACTAAACAAGCTGTCGGATGACAGTAAGTAAGTTGAAAAAATGATTGATCTTTGAAAATTGAACAGAAGAACAAGACCAGACAAATTCTGAGGTTTTAAAATAAAAACCAAAGTCAAGATTTAAACTCAAACAATTTAAATTGAGAGTTTGATCCTGGCTCAGGACGAACGCTGGCGGCGTGCTTAACACATGCAAGTCGAGCGATGAAGCCCTTCGGGGTGGATTAGCGGCGGACGGGTGAGTAACACGTGGGCAACCTGCCTTATAGAGGGGGATAGCCTTCCGAAAGGAAGATTAATACCGCATAAAATGCAATTCTCGCATGAGAGATGTATCAAAGGAGCAATCCGCTATAAGATGGGCCCGCGGCGCATTAGCTAGTTGGTGAGGTAACGGCTCACCAAGGCGACGATGCGTAGCCGACCTGAGAGGGTGATCGGCCACATTGGAACTGAGACACGGTCCAGACTCCTACGGGAGGCAGCAGTGGGGAATATTGCACAATGGGGGAAACCCTGATGCAGCAACGCCGCGTGAGTGATGAAGGCCTTCGGGTTGTAAAACTCTTTGATTAGGGACGATAATGACGGTACCTAAAGAACAAGCCACGGCTAACTACGTGCCAGCAGCCGCGGTAATACGTAGGTGGCAAGCGTTGTCCGGATTTACTGGGCGTAAAGGATGTGTAGGCGGATTTTTAAGTGAGATGTGAAATACCCGAGCTCAACTTGGGTGCTGCATTTCAAACTGGAAGTCTAGAGTGCAGGAGAGGAAAGTGGAATTCCTAGTGTAGCGGTGAAATGCGTAGAGATTAGGAAGAACATCAGTGGCGAAGGCGACTTTCTGGACTGTAACTGACGCTGAGGCATGAAAGCGTGGGGAGCAAACAGGATTAGATACCCTGGTAGTCCACGCCGTAAACGATGAATACTAGGTGTAGGGGTTGTCATGACCTCTGTGCCGCCGCTAACGCATTAAGTATTCCGCCTGGGGAGTACGGTCGCAAGATTAAAACTCAAAGGAATTGACGGGGGCC is a window encoding:
- a CDS encoding VanW family protein, which translates into the protein MGKNKNTFIIKLSILSICVISIAGVFFMKVKSTVERWNDKIYPSVYVEDINLGGKTKEEAIKVMEEQYTEPFSQSVIKIKLGDVIKNTQLSNFEPKYNLEDTVAKAYEYGKSQKMMDKYSKINKPSMNQYDIDYDFDYDKIDRFISSLASEVNRNPRNATVSSVNERVSVNEEENGYRVDTKKLKEDLLDSLKNIKSEEVFIEAKVDVIKPTITKENLKIIDTKISSFSSNYSINAEGRATNIEIATESLNGQVVMPGDEFSFNKIIGETTAEKGYKPATVIVENELKEEIGGGICQVSTTLYNSIIQLNIKSTERRNHTLTVAYVPVGTDAAVSYGYMDYRFKNTLKYPLYIEGIANEGILTFNIYSNSKAVQTDTSYRLRSEVIETMQPKVETVEDEKLEVGEKKELQAGLTGYKSVTYLEKVVNGAVVSKEVISKDIYSPTVTKIAIGKQKVH
- a CDS encoding peptidylprolyl isomerase, producing MDNKVLAVVKNKEITEQNINELIVRMPDQQRMYYDTEQGRARLLEELVSVEVFYNYALELKLDESPAFLEQLEGAKRQMLFPIAADEVTKDVEIADQDVADFYKNNRELFKKPELATASHILVDSEEKAQEIKAEIEAGLSFADAAAKYSTCPSNQRGGDLGQFQKGQMVPEFEEVAFTLPINKLSDPVKTQFGYHLIKVTDFQPEMIQDFDEVQVAIKEKMLQDRRQYKFLEKVDELKKLYNVEYK
- a CDS encoding YvrJ family protein, with the translated sequence MDNIINLIGNVGFPIAISIYLLVRIEGKLESLTNSINVLSSAINRIENNKNC